The Gordonia mangrovi genome includes the window CGGGTGCTTCGCCGACAAACTCGGGCTCGACCGCGAATTCTTCACCCGGGCACACGACCCGGCGTCGAGCACCTACCAGAGCACGCTGCGGCTGCTGCACTACTACGCCTTCCCCGACGAACTCCTCGACGAGGAGTCCGTGTGGCGGGCGGGCGCCCACACCGATTTCGACGCGCTGACGCTGCTGTTCCAGCGCTCCGGCCAGGGCGGGTTGCAGGTGCTGCCCGGCGCCGAGGCCGACGGTCAGGCGTGGACGCCGGTCGAGCCGTCCGACGACGCCATCACCTGCAACATCGGCGACATGCTGATGCGGTGGTCCGACGACCGGCTGCCGTCCAACTTCCACCGCGTGCGCGCCCCGCGACGCGGCGAGTACAGCGGACCGCGCTACACGATCGCGTATTTCGCGCAGGCCAACACCGATGTGCTGATCGAGAGCGCTGCAGGCAGCTACCCACCGATCACGGCGGCCGACTACATCGCGCAACGCGTCGCCGCCAACTACGGCAAGTAGGCGACGTCGTGAGCACGCCCGCATTCACCGACGTCTCCGTCTACACGGCCGGCGTTTGGCGCCCCCACCAGGATGTCCACCTCGACGACGGTGTGGTCGCGGCGATCACCGATACCGCGCACCCCGGCGACGGGAACGGTCACCTGATCCCCGGTTTCGTCAACACCCACACGCACTTGCAGCAGTCCCTGATGCGTGGGATCGCCGAGTGCACCCCGTTGCTCGAATGGTTGCTGGCCGTCGGCGAGGAGTCGGTGGCCATCACGCCGGAGCGCGCCTATCTGGCGGCAGTGTCGGCCTGCCTGGAAGCGCTACGTTCGGGGACCACCACCGTCGTCGAGCACATGTGGCCGCATCCGTCGCCCGAGGTCCACGGTGCGGTCATCCAGGCGTTGCGCGATACCGGCATCCGCGCCGTCCTCGGCCGCGGGGTTGCCGACCGGCCCGACGCCACCCGCAAGTGGGGTTTCGAGCCACGCCTGATGCAACCGCTCGACGACGTGCTCGACCATGTGGATCAGCTGCGCGACCAGGTCGCGGGTTCGCGCATCTCGATGGCCCTCGCTGTGCCCAACCCGCGGTCGGTGACAGAGGCGGGGATGGGGACGGTGCGGGAGTTCGCGCGCAGCCGCGACCTCCCGGTGTCGATCCACCTGCTCGAAACCCCGACCGACGACCGGATGTGTCTGGCGCACGCCGGCGTCGGCGCCGTCGAGTATCTCGACGGAAACGGGTTCTTGTGGGACCGGGTGCTCGCCGTGCACTGCGTGGAACTCGACGACATCGGCCGGCGGATCCTCGCCGAGCGCGGGGTGGCCATCTCGCACAATCCGCTGTCGAACATGCGGCTGGGCAGCGGTGTCGCGCCGGTTCCGGACATGCTCGGGCGCGGCATGCGGGTGGGGCTGGGCGTCGACGGGGCGGCGAGCAACGACACCCAGGACATGCTGGAGACGTTTCGGATCGCCGCCTACCTGCAACGGGCGGTACACCGGCGCGCCGACCTACTGGGCTTCGGCGAGATGCTCGACATCGCCTGCGGCGGGGCGAATGCGGCTCTCGGACTCCCTGCGGTCAGCGGCGGGGTCACCGTCGGGGCGCCGGCCGATCTGACGTTGTTCCGGTTTGATCGCGACCATGCAACCCTGCCGGTGCGCGATCCGGGTGCATCGCTGCTCACGACCGGTTCGCCGCGGATCGTCGACACCGTGATGGTCGGCGGTGAGGTGGTGGTCGCCGACGGCCGCAGCACCCGCATCGACGAGGCAGAGTTCACCAAAGAGTTGATGGCGCTGGAGGTCTGAGGTTCGTCGACGTATCGAAACCCTTGCTACCGCTCCCGGAACACCCGGGTCGGACGCATCCGCGTGGAATCGGGCAGCCACTGATTGACGTTGCGCCGCAGCGTGAACAAGGCTGCGAGGATCAACAACCCGAACTGCAGCCAGGCGATCACCGACATCGCCGACCACACCTCCGGGTAGTCGAACAGCAGGTCGATGCCGATCGGGATGCACAGGAGGTTCACCGCGACGGCGGCCAAGAAGAAGTTGCGGCTGTTGCGGCTGTGCCGCGACGCCGCGGCGACCAGCAGTGCGTATTCGACCACCAGGAACACCACGATCATCACCAGCATGAACGGCGGGAAAAAGCCGGCGAGGGTGTCGACCTGATCCTCGGGACTCGCGTTGCGCGGATCGGTCAGCACACCCTGGAGCAGGCGTGCACGCAACAGATCGGTGATCAGTCCGAGGTTGATGAAGCCGTAGACCGCGCTGACGAGGCCGGCGATCGCGGCGCCCCACCAGGCGACCCGCGCATGCAGGCTCAATGCCGCCGGCGGCGGGCCCGGATCGCCGGGGCGTGGTGGATACAGGTTCGCGTGGTCGCGGTCGCGGGAGGTGTGCGCGATCTCGGCCAGGTCCTCGGCATCGAGTTCGGCCTGCGTCGGGATCCGATCCGGGTCGTCAGGGTCGGTCATGGGATCGATTGTTCCACGGCCGTCACCGGTCACCGAGTGATCTTCAGCATGCGTCCGATCGTCGCCTGCCACAGGGTTCCATCACGCGCGATGGTGCCAGTGAGTTCGAGCGGTTCGTCGATCGGGGCATCCCCCACCCGGAGTGTGCGCACCCGTTTGCCGGTCGCGAAATCGGTTGCCACGTAATAGACCGGGCCCAGCTGCTGCACCGACCCCGGCACGTATGGGCCGTACCCGAGTGCGTTGATCAGACCGTCCCCACGGGACAGCCGGGGCAGGGTCGCGAGGCGATCGCCGTTCTCCCAGACCCGCCGGCACCCACTGTCCGACACATCGATCCGGGTCGACCCGCCCACGAATGGCGCGTCGGCCGGCGAGCTCGGCCCGGTCACCGCCATCGGCGGATACTGATAGCCGTAGGTGCTCGGGATCACCAGCGAGTCGCCCCACGCGATGATCGAGTTCTCGGTGCCCTGCCCGGACGTACCGAAGGCCGCCATCCGGCAGACCGTCGCACCGGTGTCGCTGTGGTACACGGTGAGCTGCGGGCGCTCGCCGTTGTCGACGATGGCCACCCACCCGTCCCCACCCGGACCGAAATAGGTGGGCGTCGTGCCC containing:
- a CDS encoding isopenicillin N synthase family dioxygenase; amino-acid sequence: MSDVTTATPTRSVRAEEMAELHRERAMGGLGTETTDREVRRISLADFAQRRGQIADDLWSAATDIGFFQVVDHGIDLAEVDHAFEMSERFFALPRAVKDRYPLEKGQNAGWEYMSQVRPSVGTPDQKESFQVTRPRMDGLWPSNDELAGFRTTIEDFERRCWRLAMDLLGCFADKLGLDREFFTRAHDPASSTYQSTLRLLHYYAFPDELLDEESVWRAGAHTDFDALTLLFQRSGQGGLQVLPGAEADGQAWTPVEPSDDAITCNIGDMLMRWSDDRLPSNFHRVRAPRRGEYSGPRYTIAYFAQANTDVLIESAAGSYPPITAADYIAQRVAANYGK
- a CDS encoding amidohydrolase family protein gives rise to the protein MSTPAFTDVSVYTAGVWRPHQDVHLDDGVVAAITDTAHPGDGNGHLIPGFVNTHTHLQQSLMRGIAECTPLLEWLLAVGEESVAITPERAYLAAVSACLEALRSGTTTVVEHMWPHPSPEVHGAVIQALRDTGIRAVLGRGVADRPDATRKWGFEPRLMQPLDDVLDHVDQLRDQVAGSRISMALAVPNPRSVTEAGMGTVREFARSRDLPVSIHLLETPTDDRMCLAHAGVGAVEYLDGNGFLWDRVLAVHCVELDDIGRRILAERGVAISHNPLSNMRLGSGVAPVPDMLGRGMRVGLGVDGAASNDTQDMLETFRIAAYLQRAVHRRADLLGFGEMLDIACGGANAALGLPAVSGGVTVGAPADLTLFRFDRDHATLPVRDPGASLLTTGSPRIVDTVMVGGEVVVADGRSTRIDEAEFTKELMALEV